A segment of the Vibrio parahaemolyticus genome:
TATTGAGAGTCTTTTAATTTATTCTGTCCAAGACTTGTAACAACAATAAGTATCGCTAAATAAATAGAAACGATTATTGCGCTTATCGTTATTATCTTTTTACTGGATATTTTTTTAACAGCCTTTTTCATCGAATTTTCTTACTATCTTCTAAGAAGTAATCGTTATAAAAGTAGTAAATGGACGGGTAGTATTTTTTAACGAGCTTTTCATACGTCCCATCTTTTTTAATAGAGTCTAAATAACGATCAAACGCTTCGCGTAATTCCGGTGAATTTTTACGGAACGCAACAGCCATTTTTTGATTTTCGGAAACAGGGCCAATGACTTTTATTTCTCCCGGCCATTTTTCTAAAGCAATTAATGTGTCTGCTACATCCAATAAGGTACTTTCAGCATCATTTTTCATGATGGCAGGTACCATTTCGTTTAGGAGTCGTTTGCCATCGGGCAAAATCACTTTGGCACCCGTGTCGTACAAGTCGTAAAGGTTTGGGTCTAGGCACGAATGCTCTAGCGCCAACACTTCTCGTCCATCGATCAACTCTTTCACTGTCTTGACGTCTTCGTCGATCGAACCACTTGGTTTAATTGGACTTAAACTTGAATCGGTACGAGAAACAAGCCATACCGCCGATGGGAAGTAGTCCTGAGAAAAGTCCAATACCTCTTCCCGCCAATCCAAAATCGTCACGCCATTGGCGATCAGATCACCCTCAATTGGCACACTGCCACCCACGACTGCGCGGTTGTGTCGGTATTGAACATCTTGACCTGTCAGCTTACCGACCATGTCACTCCACTGAGCCGGTACGTACTCATATCGCACACCTAACGAGCTCGCAAATCCTTTTACGATATCGACATCTAATCCTGTCAGCGTGTGCATTTCACCTTGCTCGATGTAAGAAACAAAGTTGGCATAAGGCACACCGATATGACGAAGCACACCACGTTCACGGATTTCTTTAAGGTCATTAGACCAAGCCGAAGAAGACATCACGGACGCGGCCAAAATCGCCACTGCAGTGATGGTTCGTTTA
Coding sequences within it:
- a CDS encoding transporter substrate-binding domain-containing protein, with amino-acid sequence MSVKTLKRTITAVAILAASVMSSSAWSNDLKEIRERGVLRHIGVPYANFVSYIEQGEMHTLTGLDVDIVKGFASSLGVRYEYVPAQWSDMVGKLTGQDVQYRHNRAVVGGSVPIEGDLIANGVTILDWREEVLDFSQDYFPSAVWLVSRTDSSLSPIKPSGSIDEDVKTVKELIDGREVLALEHSCLDPNLYDLYDTGAKVILPDGKRLLNEMVPAIMKNDAESTLLDVADTLIALEKWPGEIKVIGPVSENQKMAVAFRKNSPELREAFDRYLDSIKKDGTYEKLVKKYYPSIYYFYNDYFLEDSKKIR